A stretch of the Luteimonas sp. JM171 genome encodes the following:
- a CDS encoding LysR family transcriptional regulator, producing the protein MTRKPATTPRLAYKGDRLKPLRAFCQTARLGSVSRAAEALFVSQPAVTQQLQSLERELGVPLLERSGRRMVPTREGEVLYELAVPLVEGLDALPDAFRQQVRGLDAGELHIAANSTTTLYLLPRLIAAFRQAQPDVHLVLHSASTADGAQLVRSNTVDLCFGSMVDVPADIDYAPVYRFDQLLITPRDHPLATQAEPGLADIAAHGLILPPRRQVTLRLVDQVFQRNRVPYHVALEVEGWEVIKQYVAMGMGISVISSACVSQADHDALAVRPLGKLFPGRSYGVIMRKGKVLPPPARTFVDLVKPHLFTRRDYWDGGHSER; encoded by the coding sequence ATGACCAGAAAGCCCGCCACCACGCCACGACTGGCCTACAAGGGCGATCGCCTCAAGCCGCTTCGGGCGTTCTGCCAGACCGCCAGGCTGGGCTCTGTGTCACGCGCGGCTGAGGCCCTGTTCGTCAGCCAGCCGGCGGTGACCCAGCAGCTCCAGTCACTCGAGCGCGAGCTGGGCGTCCCGCTGCTTGAGCGCAGCGGGCGGCGGATGGTGCCCACCCGGGAGGGCGAAGTGCTGTACGAGCTGGCGGTGCCGCTGGTCGAAGGGCTGGACGCCCTGCCCGATGCGTTCCGCCAGCAGGTCCGGGGCCTGGACGCCGGCGAGCTCCACATTGCCGCCAACAGCACCACCACCCTCTACCTGCTGCCGCGGCTGATCGCCGCCTTCCGCCAGGCGCAGCCCGACGTGCACCTGGTGCTGCACAGCGCCTCAACCGCCGATGGCGCCCAGCTGGTGCGGAGCAACACCGTGGACCTCTGCTTCGGCTCGATGGTCGACGTGCCGGCTGACATCGACTACGCCCCGGTGTACCGGTTCGACCAGCTGCTGATCACGCCGCGCGACCATCCGCTGGCCACGCAGGCGGAGCCGGGCCTGGCCGACATCGCCGCCCACGGCCTCATCCTGCCGCCGCGCCGCCAGGTCACCCTGCGCCTGGTGGACCAGGTGTTCCAGCGCAACCGCGTGCCCTACCACGTGGCGCTGGAGGTCGAGGGCTGGGAGGTGATCAAGCAGTACGTGGCGATGGGCATGGGCATCAGCGTCATTTCCTCCGCCTGCGTCAGCCAGGCCGACCACGACGCCCTGGCGGTGCGCCCGCTGGGCAAGCTGTTCCCCGGCCGCAGCTACGGCGTGATCATGCGCAAGGGCAAGGTGCTGCCGCCGCCCGCCCGCACCTTCGTCGACCTGGTCAAGCCGCACCTGTTCACCCGCCGCGACTACTGGGACGGCGGCCACTCGGAGCGGTAG
- a CDS encoding calcium-binding protein yields MAALLFLPVAALGSGDPIEAAAARIATEAGERRIVVIGELHGTREVPAVAAALGRHYAGNGPLLLALEVWRTEHAALSKYMSSKGGSASRAQLRAQPFWNRVPEENDGRRTENMLDLIETFRQLRREGHDVAIVPFDIGPDEYVDSAARDRDMASYLRSAFDALPRGRMVVLTRNVHAMLRPPQMLDDGRYRTATQLLADLDPFAVNLTAERGWAWMCRDRGCGPKQLAEGARTGVALGPFDFTYALPEYTVARLVGDE; encoded by the coding sequence ATGGCCGCGCTGCTGTTTCTTCCGGTGGCGGCCCTGGGGTCAGGCGACCCCATCGAGGCGGCGGCCGCACGGATTGCAACCGAAGCCGGGGAAAGGCGGATCGTTGTAATCGGGGAGCTGCACGGGACCCGGGAGGTGCCCGCCGTGGCGGCGGCGCTGGGTCGGCACTATGCGGGCAACGGGCCGCTTCTGCTGGCACTGGAAGTGTGGCGGACCGAGCATGCTGCGCTTTCGAAATACATGTCTTCGAAAGGGGGAAGCGCGTCGAGGGCGCAGCTGCGTGCCCAGCCATTCTGGAACCGCGTTCCAGAAGAAAATGATGGGCGCCGGACCGAGAACATGCTGGACCTGATTGAAACCTTCAGGCAGCTGCGTCGCGAGGGTCACGATGTCGCCATTGTTCCATTCGATATCGGGCCGGACGAGTATGTGGACAGCGCGGCGCGCGATCGGGACATGGCGAGTTACCTGCGTTCGGCCTTCGACGCGCTGCCACGGGGCCGGATGGTCGTGCTGACCCGCAATGTGCACGCCATGCTCAGGCCGCCGCAGATGCTTGACGACGGCCGGTATCGCACGGCCACGCAGCTGCTCGCCGACCTGGACCCGTTCGCAGTCAACCTTACCGCTGAGCGGGGCTGGGCCTGGATGTGCAGGGACCGCGGCTGCGGCCCGAAGCAGCTGGCTGAGGGCGCGCGTACTGGTGTAGCCCTCGGACCCTTCGACTTTACGTACGCGCTTCCCGAGTACACCGTCGCGCGCCTGGTGGGCGACGAGTAG